Part of the Paracoccus sp. MC1862 genome, GCTTCCTTGTCATCACCCACTACCAGCGGCTCCTGGACCATATCGTGCCGGACGTGGTGCATATCATGAATGACGGGCGGATCGTGAAGTCGGGCGGCCCGGAACTGGCGCTGGAAGTGGAACGCAACGGCTACGGGGACATCCTCGCCGAGGTGGCGGATGCCTGAGGCCGCGACCATGACCATCCAGACCCCCGTGATCGAGGGCGCGCCGCGTTCCGCGCCCGCCGACGTTCAACTCGCCGCCCGGCTTGACGCCGCGCCTGCGCCGATGACCGGCACCACTGCCGCTGCCCGCGCCGATGCCTTGGCGCGACTGAAGGCGCAGGGCCTGCCCGGCCCGCGCCATGAATACTGGCGCTATACCGACCCCGCGCTCTTCAACGCTGCCCTCCCCGAGCCTCTGCCGGCCGAGGCCATCGGCGGCGAGCCGACGCTGTTCGCCGATGTGGACAAGCTGCGGCTGGTCTTCACCGATGGCCGCTTCGACGCCGCCGCCTCGGACGACCTGAAGCTGTCGGGAATCGAGATCGCCACGCTGGCCCAGGCCGACGCGCAGCCCGGCCACTGGGTTGGCGAGGCTTACGGCAAGCTGGAAGCGCAGGGGCAAAAGCCCGTCGCGCGTGCCTTCGCCGCGCTGAACACGGCTGTGGCTACTGATGGTGTGGTGATCCGCGTCACCGGACAGGCTGCGCGGCCGGTGCAGGTCCTTTACCGCGTTTCGGACCCGGCGGCGGATGTGATCGTGCATCACATCCTGCGGGTGGAGGAAGGCGCGGACCTGACGCTGCTGGAAAATGGCCTTGTCGGCGCGCGCGGCAACGTGGTGATCGAGGCTGACCTCGCCCCTGGCGCGAAGCTGCACCACATCTCGGCCCACCGCGCCGGGATCGCCCGCGTCTTCAACAGCCACCTGTTCTCGCGCGTGGCCGAGGGCGCCTCGCTGAAAAGCTTCGAGCTGTCGGTCGACGGCCGCCAC contains:
- a CDS encoding SufD family Fe-S cluster assembly protein, whose protein sequence is MTIQTPVIEGAPRSAPADVQLAARLDAAPAPMTGTTAAARADALARLKAQGLPGPRHEYWRYTDPALFNAALPEPLPAEAIGGEPTLFADVDKLRLVFTDGRFDAAASDDLKLSGIEIATLAQADAQPGHWVGEAYGKLEAQGQKPVARAFAALNTAVATDGVVIRVTGQAARPVQVLYRVSDPAADVIVHHILRVEEGADLTLLENGLVGARGNVVIEADLAPGAKLHHISAHRAGIARVFNSHLFSRVAEGASLKSFELSVDGRHMRSESVIELAGDDAVAHVAAAVLGDGDNLRHDDTVFITHGGLRGESRQVFKKVLKNGATGVFQGKILVKPGAQKTDGYQISQALLLDETSQFLAKPELEIYADDVKCSHGSTTGALDETALFYLRSRGIPQERAVVLLVLSFLADALEEVENDELRAEISGRLEDWLTAKAR